The following proteins are co-located in the Sandaracinaceae bacterium genome:
- a CDS encoding zinc-binding dehydrogenase — translation MSSGRVEVSGRGAARRMRYVEGPLLPPGPGEARVRVRYAGVAYGDVMRRKGVLAPPFDFTPGYDVTGEIDEVGEATPLMAGQRVAVLMPLTGFGGYAQHVVVPASACVPIPDGVHAREALGLGLNAITALQVLTRVARVPEGGNVLVHGAAGGVGCAVLDIASQRGLRVYGTASAGKHHVVRERGGEPIDYRAVDFVSAVREQTGGRGVDVVIDGIGGEHLKKSAQALAPGGTLVALGVSGDVERGLGGVVGGLRHVLGAALRPGIRVRMYGITASPGCGPAACRADWAELMCALAAGKLRTPLIGAERALSRAEQAHALLEGGSITGKVVLKA, via the coding sequence ATGAGCAGCGGAAGAGTCGAGGTCAGCGGTCGCGGGGCGGCGCGGCGGATGCGCTACGTGGAGGGGCCGCTCCTGCCGCCCGGCCCGGGTGAGGCGCGCGTGCGCGTGCGCTACGCCGGCGTGGCCTACGGCGACGTGATGCGGCGCAAAGGGGTCTTGGCGCCGCCTTTCGACTTCACGCCCGGCTACGACGTGACGGGCGAGATCGACGAGGTCGGCGAGGCGACCCCGCTCATGGCCGGACAGCGCGTGGCCGTGCTCATGCCGCTCACGGGCTTTGGCGGATACGCGCAGCACGTGGTCGTGCCCGCTTCCGCGTGCGTGCCCATCCCCGACGGTGTGCACGCGCGCGAGGCGCTGGGACTCGGGCTCAACGCCATCACGGCGCTGCAGGTCCTCACGCGGGTGGCGCGCGTGCCCGAGGGAGGCAACGTGCTGGTGCACGGCGCTGCGGGGGGCGTGGGCTGCGCCGTATTGGACATCGCCAGCCAGCGTGGCCTACGCGTCTACGGCACCGCGTCGGCGGGCAAGCACCACGTCGTGCGCGAGCGCGGAGGCGAGCCCATCGACTACCGCGCGGTGGACTTCGTCTCGGCCGTGCGCGAGCAGACGGGTGGACGCGGGGTGGACGTGGTCATCGATGGCATCGGCGGCGAGCACCTGAAGAAGAGCGCGCAGGCGCTGGCACCCGGGGGCACGTTGGTGGCGCTGGGCGTGTCCGGCGACGTCGAGCGCGGGCTGGGCGGCGTCGTCGGTGGGCTGCGGCACGTGCTCGGCGCGGCGCTGCGCCCCGGCATCCGCGTGCGCATGTACGGCATCACGGCGAGCCCCGGGTGCGGTCCCGCCGCCTGCCGGGCCGACTGGGCCGAGCTCATGTGCGCGCTGGCCGCGGGCAAGCTGCGTACCCCGCTCATCGGGGCAGAGCGGGCCCTTTCGCGCGCCGAGCAGGCGCACGCGCTCCTCGAGGGCGGCAGCATCACGGGCAAGGTCGTGCTCAAGGCGTGA
- a CDS encoding VOC family protein, which translates to MTFHVHHIGVAACDVERTLAFYETLFDGRREPLGGHMLVVAGELRVAVVPLRDDDPRGHAAGLHVAVALPTSARQDVEQRLRALGAPHEPARSSLYVRDPDGLTLELVFT; encoded by the coding sequence ATGACCTTTCACGTTCACCACATCGGCGTCGCCGCGTGCGACGTCGAGCGCACCCTCGCGTTCTACGAGACCCTCTTCGACGGACGCCGCGAGCCCTTGGGTGGGCACATGCTCGTCGTGGCCGGCGAGCTGCGCGTGGCGGTCGTGCCCCTGCGCGACGACGACCCCCGAGGTCACGCCGCGGGCCTGCACGTCGCCGTCGCGCTGCCCACCTCCGCGCGCCAGGACGTGGAGCAGCGGCTCCGGGCGCTCGGCGCGCCGCACGAGCCTGCGCGCAGCTCGCTCTACGTGCGTGACCCTGACGGGCTGACACTGGAGCTGGTGTTCACCTGA
- a CDS encoding FadR family transcriptional regulator yields the protein MADTDRSETTVDVLERTLVRRILRREYPAGANLPSVRALAAEFDVTAPTIQRVTARLEAHGLVEARHGSGVRVLDATRTGGLSLLPLWFDALSDNPPEAARVFRECMELRRLVTLHLAPRIDAVASAPELVKAVQRTLGAQTQDELMEADLAFTRAVLDAAGHFGATALFNTVETVIRSVPGVADAFYGDPSFLRDATRVIVDAVIANAPERDRVIMDALTRLDERAAERFERSVAARGQPAKERP from the coding sequence ATGGCCGACACGGACCGCAGCGAGACCACCGTCGACGTCCTCGAGCGTACGCTCGTGCGGCGGATCCTGCGCCGCGAGTACCCGGCCGGTGCGAACCTGCCCTCGGTGCGCGCGCTGGCAGCGGAGTTCGACGTGACCGCGCCGACCATCCAGCGGGTCACGGCGCGGCTCGAGGCCCACGGGCTGGTCGAGGCCCGCCACGGAAGCGGCGTGCGCGTGCTGGACGCCACGCGCACGGGGGGGCTCTCTCTGCTGCCGCTGTGGTTCGACGCGCTCTCGGACAACCCGCCCGAGGCGGCGCGCGTGTTCCGCGAGTGCATGGAGCTGCGGCGGCTGGTGACGCTGCACCTCGCGCCGCGCATCGACGCCGTGGCGTCCGCACCCGAGCTGGTGAAGGCCGTGCAGCGCACGCTCGGCGCGCAGACGCAGGACGAGCTGATGGAGGCCGACCTGGCCTTCACGCGCGCGGTGCTGGACGCGGCCGGGCACTTCGGCGCGACGGCCCTGTTCAACACGGTCGAGACGGTCATCCGCAGCGTGCCCGGCGTGGCCGACGCGTTCTACGGCGACCCCTCGTTCCTGCGCGACGCGACGCGTGTCATCGTCGACGCGGTGATCGCCAACGCCCCGGAGCGCGACCGCGTGATCATGGATGCGCTGACGCGGTTGGACGAGCGGGCCGCGGAGCGCTTCGAGCGGTCGGTCGCCGCGCGCGGCCAACCTGCTAAGGAGCGCCCATGA